From one Variovorax sp. PBL-H6 genomic stretch:
- a CDS encoding autotransporter-associated beta strand repeat-containing protein, producing MNHIYRLIFNRATGAPQAVSEVGRKSGAGQGGQELNVSTFVARLSPLGLAIRLGIVGIVGGLAAPSAMATCATSGSTVTCTGVPTLPLFLNNFSSATNGLTVNVNSGAQMNATLGGHVMDLTGVNISLNNSGTLDPALLGLVSVLSGGAFIGTGATSTVSVLNNASGIMRGTGMLLGLNLTSIDGLAIGVNNAAAGTTRITNNGTITSTGLSVGGITLADTPVVGVYGGSQVNMTNSSTGVINGRIAFETSAAGNTFTNAGAITGGVSMGASSTNTFTAITGSTVQVGDGVQVSVGLGGLIGVNLTFAPTGTVDGGAGGTNSLILQNPIGVGGGTTGVGTASSATYVNFNNLTINSGTWTLQGPLVSGATTLNGGVAQFNNNATFGSGVITSNGGILQASNAGLNVSNLISLGAGGVTVQGTNATTLSGVISGSGGLTKVGSGQLNLSAANTYLGNTTLNGGTVQVSNNRAFSTGTLNFTGATSLSAPGTINLNNAVSLGGTMTATGTGALTLGGLISGSSGITKTGSGSLTLSGNNAYTGTTALNAGSLVVGSNTSLGTGSVNAANGTTLDANTAATLANNINLGGTLSVGGTNALTLGGVVAGIGGLVKNGAADLALGGANTYLGTTSLNSGRLVLASNTALGNGALNAAANTTLDSNTAVSLNNSVNLAGALSIGGSAGMTLAGTINGAGSLVKNGAANLGFTGNNNFLGGVTLNAGTLTVGGNSALGLGNLTVGGAATLDSSAAASAANNVVLNAGLTVGGTQGLTLGGVITGTGALTKNGAAALTLNGNNSFQGGTTLNAGTLTLGNAGSLGTGGLVVGGAATLDNSAALAVANALTLNAGLTVAGNNNLTLSGVLGGAGALNKNGLADLTLSGNNTFTGALNVVSGSVTTLSAGALGNTSGANIGSGASLNLGSNASLAALSGSGDVQIGAGNTLSVGGVSTDSLFDGSLSGSGGLTKVGSGSLSLTGINGLTGDTAVNGGTLNLNGSLASANVGVGSGATLTGTGSLLGAVNVANGGHLALNSGNTLSMGSLVMGSGSNLDANLGPASLTSLLNVGGNVTLNGTLNVTDAGGFGVGVYRLINYTGGLTNQGLVLGSVPIGFGTGDLALQTAVGNQVNLLVSAPNLNIRFWDGSQTIANGSVEGGAGTWSAGGTNWTSSNGLVNQPWASDFAVFQGTAGTVTVNGTQTFNGMQFASDGYNLVSGSAGQLTAVNGGSGNTAVRVDPGFTGTIGVNIDGAGTLAKLDSGTLVLNGANSYTGGTLLNGGTLVVGSNTALGTSQVTTANGTRLDSNTPVSLANAFDLAGTLTVAGSNSLALAGPIDGVGGIIKNGAASLTLSGNNSYLGNTVLNAGGLVLGANTALGAGTLNAAGGTTLDASSIVALNNAVNLGGAIGIGGTADMSLNGPVNGAGSLTKNGGAKLTLAAANGFLGGTTLNAGQLVVGNNGALGLGNLIVSGASTLDSSTAVALANAVTLNAGLAVGGSNDMTLGGVIGGAGSLTKNGAANLTLTGVNTYQGGTVLNAGTLTLPNAAALSTGAVTVNGGSTLTHAVPLTLANNFNVNAALTLAGISDLSLTGVLAGAGTVNKDGPADLALSGNNSFSGVFNVRGGSLSISGSAALGNHAGINLATGTSLNLGGSVNLQSLSGSGITTVGAGSMLSISGNDQTYTGSIVGAGGLIKRGSGTQVLSGVNSYSGGTFLEGGTLAVGSNSALGTGELSMDDNTTLAFVADGLRLSNPIRFTGVVDPIVDTGANTATLSGGIGGPSALTKLGTGTLVLAAANNNYTGATLVSQGTLRAGVANAFSAPSAHTIAAGATLDLAGHSQAIAALDNAGTVNLLSAGPGTVLTVSGPYVGNNGVLKMGTALVGSNSLSDQLVLSGPSAVASGRTTLQITNLGGLGAQTTGNGIEVVSARNGATTTATAFTLDGDHVDAGAFQYRLFVADANGQAGSWFLSTQAPPAATTPGATTPAIPVLPATPMYRAEVPLYAALPSVLRQGDLAMLGGLHRRGGDESGMAAAKAGSADASDNGWGGANRRAWGRVLGGTTTISQGGVTQAESRTSMGGFQAGVDLFANRLWNAGLYAGHLRADADVRGAYGPGGFVGYAGTLRTDNTYVGGYAAYANTEGFHADFVLQYGYHDVTAGSFGRSTLSGATSLMASTQVGQRFALGNGWGIEPQAQLIYHRMSLDNTGISGASVMQDTDNAVIGRIGARVAGDLSTSMGRLKPYAGVNLWHGFSGNDSTTFGGPAGATSIESAIGYMSTELTVGFTLGLTPSVSVYGQIGRLFHTGSGDARVRSSAQGTLGVNVAF from the coding sequence ATGAATCACATTTACCGCCTGATATTCAATCGCGCCACTGGCGCTCCTCAAGCGGTATCGGAGGTTGGCCGGAAATCCGGGGCGGGGCAAGGCGGCCAGGAATTGAATGTGAGTACCTTTGTTGCACGTCTCTCGCCGCTGGGACTTGCGATCCGCCTGGGCATTGTCGGCATCGTCGGCGGCTTGGCCGCCCCTTCCGCGATGGCCACCTGCGCCACCTCCGGTTCCACAGTGACCTGTACCGGCGTGCCGACCCTGCCGCTGTTTCTTAACAACTTCAGCAGCGCTACAAACGGCCTCACGGTCAACGTCAACAGCGGGGCGCAGATGAACGCGACCCTCGGTGGCCACGTGATGGACTTGACCGGGGTGAATATCTCACTCAACAACTCAGGCACTCTTGATCCGGCGTTGCTGGGCCTGGTTTCAGTGTTGAGCGGCGGCGCCTTCATCGGCACTGGCGCCACCAGCACGGTAAGCGTGCTCAACAATGCCAGCGGGATCATGCGCGGCACCGGCATGCTCCTTGGGCTCAACCTGACCAGCATCGATGGCCTCGCCATCGGCGTGAATAACGCTGCGGCCGGTACCACCAGAATCACCAACAACGGCACCATTACCTCGACCGGCTTGTCGGTGGGCGGCATTACCCTGGCCGATACTCCGGTGGTCGGCGTCTACGGCGGCTCGCAGGTCAACATGACCAACAGCAGCACCGGTGTCATCAACGGCCGGATCGCGTTCGAGACGTCGGCCGCGGGCAATACATTTACCAACGCCGGCGCAATTACCGGCGGCGTCTCGATGGGCGCAAGCAGCACCAACACGTTCACGGCGATTACCGGTTCTACGGTGCAGGTCGGTGACGGTGTTCAGGTCAGCGTCGGTCTCGGTGGACTGATCGGCGTCAACCTGACCTTCGCCCCGACCGGCACCGTCGACGGCGGCGCAGGCGGCACCAACAGCCTGATCCTGCAAAACCCGATCGGCGTCGGAGGCGGCACCACCGGAGTCGGCACAGCGTCGAGCGCCACCTACGTCAACTTCAACAACCTGACCATCAACAGCGGTACCTGGACCTTGCAGGGACCATTGGTCAGTGGCGCGACCACGCTCAATGGCGGCGTCGCCCAGTTCAACAACAACGCCACGTTTGGCAGCGGTGTGATCACCTCCAACGGCGGGATTTTGCAGGCGAGCAACGCCGGGTTGAACGTCAGCAATTTGATCTCGTTGGGCGCAGGCGGTGTCACGGTGCAAGGCACCAACGCCACCACGCTGAGCGGGGTGATTTCCGGCAGCGGTGGCCTGACCAAGGTCGGTTCCGGTCAGTTGAACCTCAGCGCGGCCAACACCTATCTGGGCAACACCACGCTCAATGGCGGCACGGTACAGGTCAGCAACAATCGGGCCTTCAGTACCGGCACCCTCAACTTCACCGGCGCGACCAGTCTGTCGGCGCCGGGAACTATTAACCTGAACAATGCGGTCAGCCTCGGCGGCACAATGACTGCTACCGGCACCGGCGCACTGACCCTCGGCGGATTGATCTCCGGCAGCAGTGGTATCACCAAAACCGGCAGTGGCAGCCTGACCCTTAGCGGCAATAACGCCTACACCGGCACCACCGCGCTGAACGCCGGTTCGCTGGTAGTCGGCTCCAACACCTCGCTGGGCACGGGCAGCGTAAACGCGGCGAACGGCACTACGCTGGATGCCAACACCGCAGCAACCCTGGCCAACAACATCAACCTCGGCGGCACCCTTAGCGTGGGAGGCACCAATGCACTGACCCTTGGCGGCGTGGTCGCCGGTATCGGTGGGCTAGTCAAGAACGGCGCCGCCGACCTGGCCTTGGGCGGCGCCAATACCTACCTTGGCACAACCAGCCTCAACAGCGGCAGGCTCGTCCTTGCCTCCAACACGGCCCTGGGCAATGGCGCCTTGAATGCGGCCGCCAACACCACGCTCGACAGCAACACCGCTGTCAGCCTGAACAACAGCGTGAATCTTGCCGGTGCCTTGAGCATCGGCGGTTCGGCCGGCATGACTTTGGCTGGCACGATCAACGGTGCCGGCAGCCTGGTAAAGAATGGCGCCGCCAACCTGGGCTTCACAGGCAACAACAATTTCCTCGGCGGCGTCACGCTCAACGCCGGCACACTGACCGTCGGCGGCAACTCTGCCCTGGGCCTCGGCAACCTGACCGTCGGCGGCGCAGCGACGCTGGACAGCAGCGCGGCGGCAAGCGCGGCAAACAACGTCGTCTTGAACGCCGGCCTGACCGTCGGCGGAACCCAGGGCCTGACCCTCGGCGGCGTCATCACCGGTACCGGCGCGTTGACCAAGAACGGCGCGGCAGCACTGACCCTCAACGGCAACAACAGCTTTCAGGGTGGCACCACCCTCAACGCCGGCACGCTCACCCTGGGCAATGCAGGATCGCTTGGAACCGGCGGACTCGTCGTGGGCGGCGCCGCGACCCTGGACAACAGCGCTGCGCTTGCGGTGGCCAATGCCCTGACGCTCAACGCGGGCCTGACAGTGGCGGGCAACAACAATCTCACCCTGAGCGGCGTGCTCGGCGGCGCCGGGGCGTTGAACAAGAACGGCCTGGCTGATCTGACCCTAAGCGGCAACAACACATTCACCGGCGCATTGAACGTTGTCTCGGGCAGCGTCACCACCCTCAGTGCGGGCGCGTTGGGCAACACCTCGGGTGCGAACATCGGTTCGGGTGCCAGCCTCAACCTGGGCAGCAATGCCAGCCTGGCGGCGCTGTCCGGCAGCGGCGATGTGCAGATCGGGGCGGGCAACACTTTGTCGGTGGGCGGCGTCAGCACCGACAGCCTCTTCGACGGCAGCCTGAGCGGCAGCGGCGGACTGACCAAGGTCGGCAGCGGCTCGCTCAGCTTGACGGGGATCAACGGCCTCACCGGCGACACGGCGGTCAACGGCGGCACACTCAATCTCAACGGGTCGCTGGCCAGCGCCAATGTCGGCGTCGGCAGCGGCGCGACCCTTACCGGCACGGGCTCGCTGCTCGGCGCGGTGAACGTCGCCAACGGCGGCCACCTGGCCCTGAATTCGGGCAACACGCTGTCGATGGGCTCGCTGGTCATGGGCAGCGGCTCCAACCTCGACGCCAACCTGGGCCCGGCTTCGCTCACGTCCCTTCTCAATGTCGGCGGCAACGTGACGCTCAATGGCACGCTCAACGTGACCGACGCGGGCGGCTTCGGCGTGGGTGTGTATCGGCTGATCAACTACACCGGTGGCCTGACGAACCAGGGTCTTGTCCTGGGCAGCGTTCCGATCGGCTTCGGCACGGGGGACCTCGCACTGCAGACCGCCGTGGGCAACCAGGTCAACCTGCTGGTGTCGGCGCCCAACTTGAATATCCGCTTCTGGGACGGCAGCCAGACCATCGCCAACGGTAGCGTCGAAGGTGGCGCAGGCACCTGGAGTGCGGGCGGCACCAACTGGACTTCTTCCAACGGCCTGGTCAACCAGCCCTGGGCCAGCGACTTCGCGGTCTTCCAGGGCACGGCAGGCACCGTGACGGTGAACGGAACGCAGACCTTCAACGGCATGCAGTTCGCCAGCGACGGCTACAACCTAGTCAGCGGGAGCGCAGGCCAACTAACGGCGGTGAACGGCGGCAGCGGCAACACGGCAGTGCGCGTCGATCCGGGCTTCACCGGCACCATCGGCGTGAACATCGACGGCGCCGGCACGCTGGCCAAGCTCGACAGCGGCACGCTGGTGCTCAACGGGGCCAACAGCTACACCGGCGGCACCTTGCTCAACGGCGGCACCTTGGTCGTGGGCAGCAACACGGCGCTGGGCACGAGCCAAGTGACGACAGCCAACGGCACCAGGTTGGACAGCAACACGCCGGTGAGCCTCGCCAATGCCTTCGATCTGGCAGGCACGCTGACCGTCGCCGGCAGCAACAGCTTGGCGCTCGCAGGCCCGATCGACGGCGTCGGCGGCATTATCAAAAACGGCGCCGCGTCTTTGACCCTGAGCGGCAACAACAGCTACCTCGGCAACACCGTGCTCAATGCCGGCGGCCTGGTGCTAGGCGCCAATACGGCGCTGGGTGCGGGCACACTCAACGCGGCTGGCGGCACCACGTTGGACGCTAGCAGCATCGTGGCGCTGAACAACGCCGTGAATTTGGGCGGCGCGATCGGCATCGGCGGGACTGCCGACATGAGCTTGAACGGGCCGGTCAACGGCGCCGGCAGCCTGACCAAGAACGGCGGCGCCAAGCTGACGCTCGCAGCAGCCAACGGCTTCCTCGGCGGCACCACCCTCAATGCGGGACAGCTGGTGGTCGGCAACAACGGCGCGCTGGGCCTGGGCAACCTCATCGTCAGCGGCGCCTCTACGCTGGACAGCAGCACGGCCGTTGCCTTGGCCAATGCAGTGACGCTCAACGCCGGCCTTGCCGTAGGCGGCAGCAACGACATGACGCTCGGCGGCGTCATCGGCGGCGCCGGCAGCCTGACCAAGAACGGCGCCGCGAACCTGACGCTCACCGGCGTCAACACCTACCAGGGCGGCACCGTGCTGAATGCCGGTACCCTGACCCTGCCCAACGCCGCCGCGCTGAGCACGGGCGCTGTCACGGTGAACGGCGGATCGACACTGACCCACGCTGTGCCGCTCACCCTGGCCAACAACTTCAACGTGAACGCCGCCTTGACGCTGGCCGGCATTAGTGACCTGAGCCTGACCGGCGTGCTGGCCGGCGCCGGCACGGTGAACAAGGACGGTCCGGCCGACCTTGCGCTCTCGGGCAACAACAGCTTCAGCGGCGTCTTCAACGTGCGGGGCGGGAGTCTGTCCATCAGCGGCAGTGCGGCGCTGGGCAACCATGCCGGCATCAATCTGGCGACGGGCACCAGCCTGAACCTGGGCGGCTCGGTCAACCTGCAGTCGCTGTCCGGCTCGGGCATTACCACCGTCGGCGCTGGCAGCATGCTGAGCATCAGCGGCAACGACCAGACCTACACGGGCAGCATCGTCGGCGCTGGCGGACTGATCAAGCGCGGCAGCGGGACGCAAGTGCTCTCTGGCGTCAACAGCTACAGCGGCGGCACCTTTCTGGAAGGCGGCACGCTGGCCGTGGGGAGTAACAGCGCCCTGGGCACCGGCGAGTTGTCGATGGACGACAACACCACGCTGGCCTTCGTCGCCGATGGATTGAGGCTGTCCAACCCGATCCGCTTCACCGGCGTGGTCGACCCAATCGTCGACACCGGCGCGAATACCGCGACGCTGTCAGGTGGCATCGGCGGCCCTTCTGCCCTCACGAAGTTAGGCACCGGCACTTTGGTCCTCGCGGCAGCCAACAACAACTACACGGGCGCCACCCTGGTCAGCCAAGGCACCCTCCGAGCCGGTGTGGCCAACGCCTTCAGCGCTCCCTCGGCCCACACGATCGCGGCGGGCGCGACGCTCGACCTTGCCGGCCACAGCCAGGCGATTGCTGCCCTTGACAACGCGGGCACCGTCAACCTGTTGTCTGCGGGGCCCGGCACGGTCCTCACCGTCTCCGGCCCTTACGTAGGCAACAACGGCGTACTGAAAATGGGCACGGCATTGGTCGGCAGCAACAGCCTGAGCGACCAGCTTGTGCTGAGCGGACCGAGCGCAGTGGCCAGCGGTCGCACCACGCTGCAGATCACCAACCTCGGTGGCCTTGGCGCACAGACCACCGGCAACGGCATCGAGGTCGTCTCCGCGCGCAACGGCGCCACCACCACCGCTACGGCATTCACGCTCGACGGCGACCACGTTGACGCCGGTGCGTTTCAGTACCGACTGTTCGTCGCCGATGCCAATGGGCAAGCGGGCAGCTGGTTCCTCAGCACGCAGGCGCCCCCTGCCGCGACCACCCCCGGTGCGACCACCCCGGCCATCCCTGTATTACCGGCAACACCGATGTACCGCGCTGAAGTGCCGCTCTATGCGGCGCTGCCCAGCGTGCTGCGCCAGGGCGACCTGGCAATGCTTGGAGGCCTGCACCGCCGCGGGGGCGACGAGAGTGGCATGGCTGCCGCCAAAGCCGGCAGCGCCGATGCGTCGGACAACGGCTGGGGGGGCGCAAACCGGCGTGCCTGGGGCCGCGTGCTCGGCGGCACCACCACCATCAGCCAGGGCGGCGTGACGCAGGCCGAAAGCCGCACCAGCATGGGCGGCTTCCAGGCCGGCGTGGACCTGTTCGCCAACCGCCTGTGGAATGCTGGCCTGTATGCGGGGCACCTGCGCGCCGACGCCGATGTAAGAGGCGCCTACGGCCCCGGCGGATTCGTCGGCTATGCCGGTACTTTGCGCACCGACAACACCTACGTGGGCGGCTACGCCGCATACGCCAATACAGAAGGCTTCCATGCAGACTTCGTGCTGCAGTACGGATACCACGACGTGACCGCCGGCAGCTTCGGACGGAGCACGCTCTCGGGCGCCACCAGCCTGATGGCCTCCACCCAGGTAGGGCAGCGCTTTGCGCTCGGCAACGGATGGGGCATCGAGCCGCAGGCCCAGCTGATCTATCACCGCATGAGCCTGGACAATACCGGCATCAGCGGTGCGAGCGTGATGCAGGACACCGACAACGCAGTCATCGGTCGCATCGGGGCGCGCGTCGCGGGCGATCTGTCGACTTCGATGGGCCGCTTGAAGCCTTACGCTGGCGTCAATCTATGGCATGGCTTTTCGGGCAACGACTCGACCACCTTTGGCGGCCCGGCGGGTGCGACATCGATCGAAAGCGCCATCGGCTACATGTCAACCGAACTCACGGTCGGCTTCACGCTCGGGCTCACGCCGAGCGTATCGGTCTACGGCCAGATCGGCAGGCTGTTTCATACCGGCAGCGGCGATGCTCGGGTCAGGTCGTCGGCGCAGGGCACGCTTGGCGTGAACGTGGCGTTCTGA